One part of the [Synechococcus] sp. NIES-970 genome encodes these proteins:
- a CDS encoding NAD dependent epimerase/dehydratase family protein encodes MGIPHNNYQFQVNPYFFVRGEFVKVLVAGATGETGRRVVETLVAQNIPVRAMVRDLNRAKELLPAEAELVVADLLDRKSLPGAIADCDHIICAAAARPSLNIAGFFQVDYVGTKALIDAAVAQGVQQFVLVTSLCVSKFFHPLNLFGLVLFWKKQTEAYLIGSPLNYTIIRPGGLNTEAQAPLVLGKADTLFEGRIPRQQVAELCVASLGHPQAQHSIIEAVTAPDAPVQPIPELISALASA; translated from the coding sequence ATGGGAATTCCGCATAATAATTATCAATTCCAGGTAAATCCCTATTTTTTTGTAAGAGGTGAATTTGTGAAAGTTTTAGTAGCTGGTGCAACGGGAGAAACAGGACGGCGCGTTGTTGAAACCCTTGTGGCTCAAAATATTCCGGTGCGGGCAATGGTACGAGATCTCAACCGGGCCAAGGAGCTGTTGCCCGCTGAAGCAGAATTGGTGGTCGCCGATCTGCTCGATAGAAAGTCACTCCCGGGGGCGATCGCCGATTGTGATCACATCATTTGTGCAGCGGCGGCGCGGCCGAGTTTAAATATTGCTGGATTTTTCCAGGTAGACTATGTCGGCACAAAAGCACTGATCGATGCTGCCGTTGCCCAAGGGGTTCAACAGTTCGTCCTCGTCACGTCCCTCTGTGTTTCCAAATTTTTCCATCCCCTAAATTTATTTGGCCTGGTGCTGTTCTGGAAAAAGCAAACCGAAGCCTATCTCATCGGCAGTCCTCTCAATTACACAATTATTCGTCCCGGTGGTCTGAATACCGAAGCCCAAGCCCCCTTGGTTTTAGGCAAAGCTGACACCCTCTTTGAAGGGCGTATTCCGCGGCAGCAGGTAGCTGAACTGTGTGTGGCATCCCTTGGGCATCCGCAAGCCCAGCACTCTATCATCGAAGCGGTGACGGCTCCCGATGCCCCGGTTCAGCCAATTCCCGAACTTATCAGCGCTTTGGCGTCGGCCTAA
- a CDS encoding hypothetical protein (conserved hypothetical protein), with translation MNPVESSGSSTAFGDVFNSETPPMHFVTHYRGIMQMYAPLEAVAEYLARHGGWFHRCAKPMQVEPFTDNGYILTVGRFGNFGYEVEPRLAVVFEPPVDNAYRMYNVPLPEGQPQGYAIDYDAVMCLDHLPWDQVLATDTQARKMLGDRPMPPVITQVNWELNLQVLVQFPKFIYKLPQGLLKSTGDRLLSTIISQVSPRLTFKVQQDFHDCLNLPLPTKTGRACTLIRDPEIVPPETEKEDSAPVPSENFAWTVPTDGQ, from the coding sequence ATGAATCCTGTGGAATCGTCTGGCTCCTCGACGGCGTTTGGTGATGTTTTCAATTCTGAAACACCCCCGATGCATTTTGTGACCCACTACCGGGGCATTATGCAGATGTATGCCCCCCTAGAGGCTGTGGCGGAATACCTCGCTCGCCACGGGGGATGGTTTCACCGTTGTGCTAAACCGATGCAGGTAGAACCTTTTACAGACAATGGCTATATTTTGACGGTGGGTCGATTTGGAAACTTTGGCTATGAGGTTGAACCCAGGCTGGCCGTTGTCTTTGAGCCCCCTGTGGACAATGCTTATCGGATGTACAATGTCCCCCTCCCGGAAGGACAGCCCCAGGGTTATGCCATCGATTATGATGCGGTGATGTGCTTAGACCATCTCCCCTGGGATCAGGTGCTGGCTACGGATACCCAAGCGCGGAAAATGTTAGGCGATCGCCCGATGCCCCCCGTGATTACCCAGGTCAATTGGGAGTTAAATTTGCAGGTACTGGTGCAGTTTCCTAAGTTTATCTACAAGTTACCCCAGGGCTTACTAAAATCCACAGGCGATCGCCTCCTATCAACAATTATTTCCCAAGTCTCACCACGCCTCACTTTCAAAGTGCAGCAAGATTTCCATGACTGCCTCAATTTGCCCCTCCCCACGAAAACTGGCCGGGCCTGTACCTTAATTCGCGACCCAGAAATCGTCCCCCCTGAAACCGAAAAAGAGGACAGTGCCCCTGTCCCCTCCGAAAACTTTGCCTGGACTGTACCTACAGACGGCCAATAA
- a CDS encoding hypothetical protein (conserved hypothetical membrane protein) — translation MNFEIPESIKVWSQFGHPILMWVLFGLCIYAMYLGIQIRRIRSADKEVRKELIKKQFNFKHHQIGSLLLSLMVLGTIGGMAVTYINNGKLFVSPHLLVGLGMTGLIAVSASLVPFMQRGNDFARITHIGLNTLLVALFGWQAVSGMDIVTKIIGRL, via the coding sequence ATGAATTTTGAAATTCCAGAATCTATCAAAGTCTGGTCCCAATTTGGTCACCCTATTTTAATGTGGGTCTTATTCGGGCTATGTATCTACGCGATGTACCTCGGCATTCAAATCCGTCGCATCCGCAGCGCTGACAAAGAAGTCCGGAAAGAACTCATCAAAAAACAATTCAACTTTAAACACCATCAAATTGGCTCCCTCTTACTCTCGCTTATGGTCTTAGGGACAATCGGGGGGATGGCTGTCACGTATATTAACAATGGCAAATTGTTTGTCAGCCCCCACTTGCTCGTCGGTTTAGGGATGACGGGCTTGATCGCCGTATCTGCTTCTTTGGTTCCCTTTATGCAACGGGGCAATGATTTCGCCCGCATCACACATATTGGTCTGAATACCCTTTTGGTTGCCCTGTTTGGTTGGCAAGCGGTGAGTGGTATGGATATTGTGACCAAAATTATTGGCCGTCTGTAG